One Gemmatimonadaceae bacterium genomic window, CCAGGTCATCGCGTCGAAGATCTCGCGGTCCGGCAACGCGACGATGTCTTCCACGAATCGTTGCACGACCGAGAAGTTCAGCTCACCACATCGCCGCACGCGCAAGCCGTCGATGATCGTGCGGCAGTCGATCGTCTCGAGCCGGCCGGCCGCGACGCTCCGTTGCATCGCCGGGCCATCCGACGACTCGACGCCGATGACCTTGGCCTTCGGGTTATGGCTCTTGATTGCCATCGAGACGCCGGAGATCAGTCCGCCGCCACCAATTGGCACGATGACCGCGTCGACCTCGGGCCAGTCTTGAGCAATCTCTAATCCCAGCGTCCCCTGTCCGGCAATGAGCTGCGGATCGTCGAACGGATGGACGTACGTGAGCCCTTCCGTGCGGACGAGCTCCTTCGCTTTCTCATTTGCCTCGTCCCAGATCATCCCGTGGAGCACGACCTCCGCGCCGTATCCCTTCGTGGCGGCGATCTTCGCTGGTGTCGCGTTCTTCGCCATGCAGACGACCGCTCGTATTCCGTGAATCTTCGCGGCGAGCGCGACGCCCTGCGCGTGATTCCCGGCCGAGGAGCAAACGACGCCCCGTCGTTTGTCCTCCTCGGGCATCAGCGCGAATTTGTTCAACGGGCCGCGGATCTTGTACGATCCGACGCGCTGGAACATCTCGGCCTTGAGCCGAATGTCGTATCCGGTGAGCTCACTGAGCTGGCGGGATGTCAGCAGCGGCGTGCGCTTGATGTGCGGCGCGATGCGCGCGCGCACTTCCTCGAAGTCGCGCAGCGTGAGGGTGAAGGGCTCGGCGGCGATGGCGGACATCGAGGAAAGGGGCTAGGGGCTAAAGACCAGGGGCTAGTGGTGGTTGCTGCTTCACTTCTTGACCGCAGCCGTGCATTCGATCTCGAGCAGAGCGTTGGGCACGACGAGGGCGGCGACCGCGACCGTCGAACGCGCGGGCGGATCGGTCGGGAAGAACTCTCGGTAGACTTTGTTCATCGCCGCAAAGTTCGCGGCGTCGGAGAGGAAGACCGTGCACTTGGCGACGTCGGCCATCGTGGCGCCTGCGAGCTCGAGGTTCGCCTTCACGTTCTCGAGCGCCTGCCGCGTCTGACCCTCGATACCGCCGTCGGCAAGCTTGCCTCCGGCCTGCGTGCCCATCACACCAGACAGAAAGATCAAATCCCCGACACGGACGGCCGTGGAGAGCACGCCCCCCGGGCGGGCATCGGGTCGGTTTATAACTTGCTTATTCGACGAACCTTGCTGTTGCTGAGCGGAGAGATGACTGGCCGTGGCGATGAGGGCAGCGGTGATGAGTCGACTTCGAACTGGCACAATTCACCTCGCGTGAGCTTCGTCTCGACAACGGAATGGACCCCTATCGTGCCGATACTCGTGATTCATCCACGCTCCCTCACCTTCGCCCACGTATCTCTCAAAGTCACCGTTCGGTTGAACACCAACATATCCGGCTTCGAGTCCACCGGATCACTCATGAAGTATCCTGTTCTTTCGAACTGGTACCGCGTCCCTGTCGGATCCGACCCGACGCTCGGCTCGATCTTCGCCTTCGGCACGACGATCAACGAGTTCGGATTGAGAACATCGGTGAACTCCCGGCCGTCCGGAAGGTCCTCGGGATCGGGCACCGTGAACAACTTGTCGTACAGCCGGAGCTCGCAGTCGAGCGCGTGCCGCGCCGAGACCCAGTGAATCGTGCCCTGCACCTTGCGTCCGTCGGGTGCATCGCCACCGCGCGTCGCCGGGTCGTACGTGCAGCGAAGCTCGACGATCTCACCTGAAGAATCCTTGACGACGTCCGTGCACGTGATGAAGTAGCCGTAGCGCAGCCGCACCTCGCGACCCGGCGCGAGCCGGAAGAATTTCTTGGGCGGATGCTCCATGAAATCCTCGCGCTCGATGTAGAGCTCGCGCGAGAACGGCACCGGACGCGATCCTGTCAGCGGCACGTCGTGCGGGTAATACGACGCCTCGAGGTGCTCGTCGCCTTGCTCGGCGTAATTCGTGATCACCACCTTCAGCGGATTCACGACGCACATGACTCGCGGCACGCGCATGTTGAGATCGTCGCGCACGTAGTGCTCGAACGTCGCGAGCTCCGTACGGGCTGGCTTGCGCGCGACACCGATCGCCTCCGCGAAATTCCGGATGCCCTCGGGCGTCACGCCGCGACGCCGAATGCCGGCAATCGTCGGCATCCGCGGATCGTCCCAGCCGCCGACGTAGCCCTCATTCACCAGTCGCAGAAGCTTCCGCTTGCTGAGCACCGTGTAATCCAGCTCCAATCGCGCAAACTCGATCTGCGTCGGCGGGTTCTCGAATCCTGCCTCACGCACGAGCCAATCGTAGATCTCGCGGTTGTCCTTGAACTCGAGGGTGCATAACGAGCGCGTGATCCCCTCGAATGCATCCGACAGGCCGTGCGCAAAATCGTACAGCGGGTACACGGACCACTCGTCCCCGTGCCGATAGTGATGCGCGTGGCGAATCCGCAGCAGGAGCGGGTCGCGCATGATCATGTTCGGGTGCGCCATGTCGATCTTCGCGCGCAGCACGTGAGCGCCGTCCGGAAACTCGCCCGCCTTCATGCGTCGCAGGAGATCGAGGTTCTCGTCGACGGAGCGCGAACGATTCGGGCTGTCGACGCCGGGTGTCGTCACCGTGCCGCGGTTGACGCGAATTTCGGTCTCATTTTGCGAGTCGACATAGGCCTTCCCTTTATTGACCAGCAGCTCGGCGATGCCGAAGAGCTTGCCGAAGTAGTCGCTGGCGTAGAACAGACCGTCCCATTCGAAGCCGAGCCAGCGCACGTCCTGCTGGATCGACTCGACGTAACGCACGTCCTCCGTCGCCGGGTTCGTGTCGTCGAATCTCAGGTTGCATCGGCCGTCGAACTCCTGGGCGATGCCGAAGTTCAAGCAGATCGACTTCGCGTGACCGATGTGAAGGAAGCCGTTAGGCTCGGGCGGAAAACGCGTTGCGGGCGCGCGGCCGAAGCGGCCGGTCGCAACATCCTCGACGACGAGCTCGCGGATGAAATCTCGCTTCGGGGGAGCAGCAGTCACGACAAGAAAAGGGGCTAGGGTCTGGGGCCGAGGGGCTCGGGCCTCATTGAAAGGTACAGAGCCCGTCCAATGCTGAAAATCGCCTCTGCGCACTCGGATATCGCGCAACGCACCCGCCGACGATATGCTCATGCTGTCGAGTCTACCGACGGAGCCCAGATGAGCACGCGTGCATTGTCCACATCACTCGGAGCCCTGCTTGTTGCCGCGGCAATCGTCGCCGCCAGCAGGGCGCTGCCAGCACAAGATCACGCGCGGACGTCTCCATTCGTCTTCGTGGAGAATACCAACGGCGGTGACGTCTCGATCATCGACGCCTCGACGCTGAAGGTTGTCGGGACCATTCCCGTCGGTCTTTCCCCTGACGATATCGTCGCCGCGCCCGCGGGCGACGTGCTTTACGTGAGCCGCATCGTCCACCGCGCCGACGGCCGGCCAACAGGGACTGGCGAGCTGGTCGCGATCGACCCCCACGCTCGGCAGGTCAGCTGGCGCGTGGCCTTCCACGGGGTTCCCAATCACGTCGCCGTCTCGCCCGACGGACGACGCGTGTACGTCACCGTTGTCTCGGGGAACTACGTTGACGTCTTCGATCCCGCCAAACGCGCTCTCGTCGACAGCGTCGATGTCGGAACTGGTCCGCACGACATCGAGGTCTCGCGCGATGGCAAGACAGTCTACGTCGGTCTCATTCGCGGCACCGACGTCACCGTGTTCGACGCCGCGAGCAAACGCGTCCTGCGCAAGATTCCATTCACCGCCAACGTGCGCCCGATCGCGCTCTCTCACGACGAAAGTCGACTCTACGTTCAGCTCTCCCAATACTATGGCTTCGTCGTCGCCGATCCGCGGACGGGAAAGATCTTACGTCGCGTCGACATGCCGATGCCCAAGGGCGCGAAGACGCCCGATACGCTCCCGGTGACGACGAATCACGGCCTCCGCATCACCGCCGATGGGCGGTATCTCATCGCCAATGGCAGCATGACGGATCTCGCCGGGATCTATTCCCTGCCCGAGTTGCGCCTCGTGGCGACCGTGCCCGTCGGACGGGATCCCAACTGGGTGACGCTCTCGCCCGATGGGCGGCGCATCTTCGTCAGCAATCGCGGCTCCGACGACGTTTCGGTCATCGATCTGGCGTCGCGGAAGGAGGTCGCCCGGGTGAAGGTTGGCCGCTATCCGCAGCGCATGACGTCCGTCGCCCTCGCTCGTTAGGCTCGGTGTTGCGCTCCCGGCGTGAATTCCTCGGCGACGCCGCGCGTCTCGCCGCCGGCGCGGCCGCGGTCGGATGCGAGCGCTCGCATCGACCGCCACCCCTCTTCGAGACCACCGTCGACGTGTCGACGCTCGCCACCGACGGTGCGACGCTCGTGACGTCCGCACCAGGCCTCGACGGTGCGCCAATCCTGGTGGTTCGCGACGGCGCAGGCCGCTTTCACGCTCTGTCGATGCAGTGCACCCACGAAGGCTGTCCGGTTCGGCCGCCCCTGCAGGGCGTGATCACCTGCCCGTGCCATGGGTCGCAATACGACCTCCAGGGCCAGGTACGCCGTGGACCCGCACAACTGCCGCTGGCGCGGTACGCGGTGGAGTACCATCGGTGGACGAAACGTCTCACTCTTCGAGTCGATGCGTGACGGCGGAATCCAACGCGACCTTCGTGCACTTTGTACGTTCCAGGGCGGTCAAATTGATTGCAGCAATTCTCCTTGAATCCCCGATGTCGACACGACGCTCTTTAGTCATCATTTCCGTAGCAGCCGCGCTCGCGGTCGTCACCGACTGCCACTCCAAAGCGCCTGAAGTCGTTCCTCCTCCTCGCCCGTTGAGCGATTCTGCCGTCGCCGCGCTCCGCTGGGTCGACGCGCACGCCATTCCGATCACATTACGCGATTCGAATCAGCTCATCATCGACCGGGCGCCATTCGTCGGATTTGTCGGCAGCGCCCGAGTGCTCGGGGTGAGCGAGCTCACCGAGGGCACGCGCCAGTTCACGGAGATGATGTTGGGAATCCTCGAAACGCTTTCGTCGCAGGGATTCCGCGGTATCGCGATTCAGGCCCCGATGCCTGAATCGATGGAACTGGATCGCTACGTGCGGACCGGCGTCGGCAATCCAAGGCAGTGGCTTCGCAACCTCGGATCATCGCACTGGAACACACAGGAGATCCTCGCGCTCGTCGAGTGGATTCGCAATTACGACCGCGATCGTTCGCGCGTTGACCAGATTGGCTTTTATGGCTTCGAGCTGCCAGGGGCGGGTCACGCACTCGCCGTCATTACGACACTGCCGGACAGCGTCGGCGGCTCGGCGCTGAATGCCTGGCTCCGAAGAACGATTCAGTGTGTCTCGACCGGCGAGAGCGCGGCGTGGGGTCGTGATGGTCCGGCCTCCGACAGTACGTTCTGGAATCGCTGCCGCGGTGAGACGGCAGCGGTCGTCGACTCTCTCGACGCGTTGCGGATGCGTCTCGCTTCTCGCCCGAGCGCGCAGGCAACAGTCATCTTTGCGGAACAGATGGCCCGCCTCGCGCAGCACGACGCGGACGTCGGACTACGCCACCTTCCGCGCCATCAAACCGTGGCCGACCACATCATGTGGCTCCTGAACAGTCTCGGTCCCGACGGCCGGCTGCTCGTGTGGGGGCGTGACGTGGAATCGGGGCGCCTGACGGGCGAGGGCGGCGTCGTCCAGTCGGCCGTGCCGCTCGCGAGCGCGCTTGGGGATCGCTATCGCAATCTCGCGTTCACCGCGGGCCAGGGCGTCGTCCGCGCCCAGCCGATCAACGTGGGCCAGCGCGAGCCGGGCGGCGAGACCAACATGCGGCTGCGCCCCGTGCGCCCCGAGTCATTTGAGGATGTGCTCAACCGTGCATCGGCGAATGATTTCATGCTCGATCTGCGCACGGCCGGGAGCGAGCCCGGATCGGGCTGGCTCAAGGGACCGCATCAGGCGCGGCTCGTGAGCGGTGTGTACTCCGAGAGCGCGCTTGGCGTTTTCGAGACGCCGCTGCAATTTCCGTCGTATTACGACGGCCTTCTTTTCGCCAAGACCGTGACGCCCGCCTCACCGCTGAGACGTTAGGCGTCAGGCTGACCCTCTGACCACACAGACGCATGTGCCGGAACATCAAAACCCTGGCGAATTTCTCGCCGCCTGCGACGGATGACGAAATTCGCGCGTCGGCACTGCAGTTCGTTCGGAAGCTGAGCGGGACGACGAAGCCGTCGCGCGCGAACGAGGAACCGTTCAACCGCGCCGTCGAGGAAGTCACCGAGGCCGCCGAGCGACTCATTCGCTCGTTGCACACCAACGCAACGCCACGTGATCGTGAGGAGGAGGCGCGCAAGGCGCACGAGCGTGGGCAGAAGAGATTCGCGCAGGAGCGATCGCGGGCCGGTCGGGAAGACCGCCAAAGGAGCGGGGCGTAAGAAGGGCGCGTCGAGAAGGCTCCGTTCTAGACACCGCCCGCATCTCTGCTCACCTTTCGACGTATGCTTCGGTCTCCCCTCACGCGCGTCCGCAAGCTCTGCCTCGCTCTTCCTGAGGCGCACGAGGTGGAAGCGTGGGGTGAGCCGACCTTTCGCGTCAAGAACAAACTCTTTGCGATGTACGCCTCGTCAGGCAATCACCACGGCGCTGGCCGTCCCGCGATCTGGATGAAAGCGCCTCCCGGCAATCAGGATATCATGGTGCGCGCTCAGCCCGATCGTTTCTTCGTTCCGCCGTACGTGGGACCGAGCGGCTGGATCGGCGTCAATCTCGACGCCGACGTCGATTGGAAAGAGCTCGACATGCTGCTGCGCGACTCGTATCGGCTCATCGCGCCGAAGCGCCTCGCCGCGCGCGTGGAGGGCGAATGACGCCCACCGAGCATGGCGAAGGACGATGGGCCGCCGCCTTCACACCACGGGCACCTAACGAGAAACGTTACTGGCTCGTGAAATCCGAGCCCGACGTGTTCTCCTTCGACGACCTCCGTGCCGCGCCCAAGCAGACTACGCAATGGGACGGCGTGCGCAATT contains:
- the ilvA gene encoding threonine ammonia-lyase, whose amino-acid sequence is MSAIAAEPFTLTLRDFEEVRARIAPHIKRTPLLTSRQLSELTGYDIRLKAEMFQRVGSYKIRGPLNKFALMPEEDKRRGVVCSSAGNHAQGVALAAKIHGIRAVVCMAKNATPAKIAATKGYGAEVVLHGMIWDEANEKAKELVRTEGLTYVHPFDDPQLIAGQGTLGLEIAQDWPEVDAVIVPIGGGGLISGVSMAIKSHNPKAKVIGVESSDGPAMQRSVAAGRLETIDCRTIIDGLRVRRCGELNFSVVQRFVEDIVALPDREIFDAMTWVMERCKLVVEGAAAAPVGALLHGLVRLPKGSRVAVVLSGGNVNLDQLRGLTWN
- a CDS encoding RidA family protein, whose amino-acid sequence is MPVRSRLITAALIATASHLSAQQQQGSSNKQVINRPDARPGGVLSTAVRVGDLIFLSGVMGTQAGGKLADGGIEGQTRQALENVKANLELAGATMADVAKCTVFLSDAANFAAMNKVYREFFPTDPPARSTVAVAALVVPNALLEIECTAAVKK
- a CDS encoding glutamine--tRNA ligase/YqeY domain fusion protein — translated: MTAAPPKRDFIRELVVEDVATGRFGRAPATRFPPEPNGFLHIGHAKSICLNFGIAQEFDGRCNLRFDDTNPATEDVRYVESIQQDVRWLGFEWDGLFYASDYFGKLFGIAELLVNKGKAYVDSQNETEIRVNRGTVTTPGVDSPNRSRSVDENLDLLRRMKAGEFPDGAHVLRAKIDMAHPNMIMRDPLLLRIRHAHHYRHGDEWSVYPLYDFAHGLSDAFEGITRSLCTLEFKDNREIYDWLVREAGFENPPTQIEFARLELDYTVLSKRKLLRLVNEGYVGGWDDPRMPTIAGIRRRGVTPEGIRNFAEAIGVARKPARTELATFEHYVRDDLNMRVPRVMCVVNPLKVVITNYAEQGDEHLEASYYPHDVPLTGSRPVPFSRELYIEREDFMEHPPKKFFRLAPGREVRLRYGYFITCTDVVKDSSGEIVELRCTYDPATRGGDAPDGRKVQGTIHWVSARHALDCELRLYDKLFTVPDPEDLPDGREFTDVLNPNSLIVVPKAKIEPSVGSDPTGTRYQFERTGYFMSDPVDSKPDMLVFNRTVTLRDTWAKVRERG
- a CDS encoding cytochrome D1 domain-containing protein, with protein sequence MSTRALSTSLGALLVAAAIVAASRALPAQDHARTSPFVFVENTNGGDVSIIDASTLKVVGTIPVGLSPDDIVAAPAGDVLYVSRIVHRADGRPTGTGELVAIDPHARQVSWRVAFHGVPNHVAVSPDGRRVYVTVVSGNYVDVFDPAKRALVDSVDVGTGPHDIEVSRDGKTVYVGLIRGTDVTVFDAASKRVLRKIPFTANVRPIALSHDESRLYVQLSQYYGFVVADPRTGKILRRVDMPMPKGAKTPDTLPVTTNHGLRITADGRYLIANGSMTDLAGIYSLPELRLVATVPVGRDPNWVTLSPDGRRIFVSNRGSDDVSVIDLASRKEVARVKVGRYPQRMTSVALAR
- a CDS encoding Rieske (2Fe-2S) protein — its product is MLRSRREFLGDAARLAAGAAAVGCERSHRPPPLFETTVDVSTLATDGATLVTSAPGLDGAPILVVRDGAGRFHALSMQCTHEGCPVRPPLQGVITCPCHGSQYDLQGQVRRGPAQLPLARYAVEYHRWTKRLTLRVDA
- a CDS encoding erythromycin esterase family protein; protein product: MSDSAVAALRWVDAHAIPITLRDSNQLIIDRAPFVGFVGSARVLGVSELTEGTRQFTEMMLGILETLSSQGFRGIAIQAPMPESMELDRYVRTGVGNPRQWLRNLGSSHWNTQEILALVEWIRNYDRDRSRVDQIGFYGFELPGAGHALAVITTLPDSVGGSALNAWLRRTIQCVSTGESAAWGRDGPASDSTFWNRCRGETAAVVDSLDALRMRLASRPSAQATVIFAEQMARLAQHDADVGLRHLPRHQTVADHIMWLLNSLGPDGRLLVWGRDVESGRLTGEGGVVQSAVPLASALGDRYRNLAFTAGQGVVRAQPINVGQREPGGETNMRLRPVRPESFEDVLNRASANDFMLDLRTAGSEPGSGWLKGPHQARLVSGVYSESALGVFETPLQFPSYYDGLLFAKTVTPASPLRR
- a CDS encoding DUF2277 domain-containing protein, whose translation is MCRNIKTLANFSPPATDDEIRASALQFVRKLSGTTKPSRANEEPFNRAVEEVTEAAERLIRSLHTNATPRDREEEARKAHERGQKRFAQERSRAGREDRQRSGA
- a CDS encoding MmcQ/YjbR family DNA-binding protein, producing MLRSPLTRVRKLCLALPEAHEVEAWGEPTFRVKNKLFAMYASSGNHHGAGRPAIWMKAPPGNQDIMVRAQPDRFFVPPYVGPSGWIGVNLDADVDWKELDMLLRDSYRLIAPKRLAARVEGE